A window of Rhizobium acidisoli contains these coding sequences:
- a CDS encoding DUF475 domain-containing protein — translation MNQPATHHSSLSYFRWAFIVTALGLVLGAVLGWQTTGTIGGMATVFFICTVLAVLEISLSFDNAIVNANKLKEMTPVWQKRFLTWGIIIAVFGMRIVFPLAIVAIAARIGPWDALVLAAREPEEYARIMNDAHLPIAAFGGTFLMMVGLSYFFDHEKKIHWFRGLEKVMARSATIRGIEIAFVLALILVFSWLIGGEQASVFVHCAIYGLLTFLAVEVVGELLDASQQTMSAAAKGGLGAFIYLEVLDASFSFDGVIGAFALTQNLFVIAIGLGIGAMYVRSMTIMLVEKGTLAEYRYLEHGAFYAILILSVIMYAQTLVHIPEVITGLGGATLIGLSLWSSIRHNRRERLEDHANRQEELHA, via the coding sequence ATGAACCAGCCCGCGACCCACCACTCCTCGCTCAGCTATTTCCGCTGGGCCTTTATCGTCACGGCCCTCGGCCTCGTTCTCGGCGCCGTGCTCGGCTGGCAGACGACAGGCACGATCGGCGGCATGGCGACCGTCTTCTTCATCTGCACCGTGCTTGCGGTGCTGGAGATCTCGCTCTCCTTCGACAATGCCATCGTCAACGCCAACAAGTTGAAGGAGATGACGCCGGTCTGGCAGAAGCGCTTCCTCACCTGGGGCATCATCATCGCCGTCTTCGGCATGCGCATTGTTTTTCCGCTGGCGATCGTTGCGATCGCCGCACGGATCGGCCCCTGGGATGCACTTGTGCTTGCCGCCCGTGAGCCGGAAGAATATGCCCGCATCATGAATGACGCGCATCTGCCGATCGCAGCCTTCGGCGGCACCTTCCTGATGATGGTCGGCCTCAGCTACTTCTTCGACCATGAAAAGAAAATCCATTGGTTCCGAGGCTTGGAAAAGGTGATGGCGCGCTCAGCCACCATCAGGGGCATCGAGATCGCTTTCGTTCTGGCGCTGATACTGGTTTTCTCCTGGCTGATCGGCGGCGAGCAGGCGAGCGTCTTCGTCCATTGCGCCATCTACGGGCTGCTCACCTTCCTCGCGGTCGAGGTGGTGGGTGAACTGCTCGATGCCTCGCAACAAACGATGAGCGCTGCCGCCAAGGGCGGCCTCGGCGCCTTCATCTATCTCGAGGTGCTGGATGCCAGCTTCTCCTTCGACGGCGTCATCGGCGCCTTTGCGCTGACGCAGAACCTCTTCGTCATCGCGATCGGCCTCGGTATCGGCGCCATGTATGTGCGCTCGATGACGATCATGCTGGTGGAGAAGGGGACGCTTGCCGAATACCGCTATCTCGAGCACGGCGCCTTCTACGCCATCCTGATCCTCTCGGTGATCATGTATGCGCAAACCCTGGTGCACATCCCCGAGGTGATCACCGGGCTCGGTGGCGCGACGCTGATCGGTCTGTCGCTCTGGTCTTCCATCCGCCACAACAGGCGCGAGCGGCTGGAAGATCACGCCAACCGGCAGGAAGAACTTCACGCCTGA